The following are encoded together in the Streptomyces rapamycinicus NRRL 5491 genome:
- a CDS encoding M24 family metallopeptidase yields MLSLTADPSQVEATYGLNARKSLLFSAIRLDSYPLVAPLIARTGNHQYLLVRQQEQGNALSAGVPKEQIRFYAPWVTIDPRIVADTPASASLTSLVQELADGAAVSLAADVVYSHYRALSGSVELVVADQDPTPVTAYELGLKEVLTRFAAWRETGVRTARRLIENVEHLSGLAEEFTADEDSRFSALKTLAGDRSLDALLLAAPPNFTEATGFAQPDGAVGLWLAGSDKLIVLAPEGTSGVSGAAVGQFPSIGAAVRTLAGGVRTGVEDEWISVGLARELEREGAELVPVSADLGHWRDIRDHEDLAFQVVAARASVFAIEEALAWAEEGLAAGRSFTELDINAVYLKKIAEFRTVNEIPFGIEPYFTNLHSSNRMLFPGPPVDYPINDETTCIQLDAGVRIVFDGVNVATSDMARSLPRTAAAKEAYSFFFDVVREGIIGQLKPGVVCEDVHEGTLRYLAPHLDRMVQIGMLGTDVDFNTEYRKRNVGHLMGKQESFANELRPGYKHTLQVGSYGAAEIPWRYENAAIGTEDLWYIGHDRTYILSKR; encoded by the coding sequence ATGCTGAGCCTCACCGCAGACCCCTCGCAGGTCGAAGCGACCTACGGACTCAACGCACGCAAGAGCCTGCTGTTCTCCGCGATCCGCCTCGACTCCTACCCGCTCGTCGCGCCACTGATCGCACGGACCGGCAACCACCAGTACCTGCTCGTGCGCCAGCAGGAGCAGGGCAACGCCCTCTCCGCCGGCGTCCCGAAGGAGCAGATCCGGTTCTACGCCCCCTGGGTCACCATCGACCCCCGGATCGTCGCCGACACTCCCGCCTCGGCCTCCCTGACGAGCCTGGTGCAGGAACTCGCCGACGGCGCCGCCGTGAGCCTCGCCGCCGACGTCGTCTACAGCCACTACCGCGCGCTATCCGGCTCCGTCGAACTCGTCGTCGCCGACCAGGACCCCACCCCCGTCACCGCCTACGAGCTCGGCCTCAAGGAGGTCTTGACGAGGTTCGCGGCGTGGCGCGAGACGGGCGTCCGCACCGCGCGGCGGCTCATCGAGAACGTCGAACACCTCTCCGGCCTGGCGGAGGAGTTCACCGCCGACGAGGACAGCCGGTTCTCGGCGCTGAAAACGCTCGCCGGGGACCGCTCTCTCGACGCGCTGCTCCTCGCCGCGCCCCCCAACTTCACCGAGGCGACCGGGTTCGCGCAGCCGGATGGCGCGGTCGGCCTGTGGCTGGCCGGTTCGGACAAGCTGATCGTGCTGGCGCCCGAGGGAACCTCCGGGGTCTCCGGGGCGGCAGTCGGCCAGTTCCCGTCCATCGGCGCCGCCGTCCGGACTCTGGCCGGCGGCGTACGGACCGGGGTCGAGGACGAGTGGATCAGCGTCGGCCTGGCCCGCGAGCTCGAGCGCGAGGGAGCGGAACTGGTTCCGGTCTCGGCGGACCTCGGCCACTGGCGGGACATCCGCGACCACGAGGACCTCGCCTTCCAGGTCGTCGCCGCCCGGGCGAGCGTGTTCGCCATCGAGGAGGCGCTGGCCTGGGCGGAGGAGGGCCTCGCCGCCGGCCGCTCGTTCACCGAACTCGACATCAACGCGGTGTACCTCAAGAAGATCGCCGAGTTCCGCACGGTGAACGAAATCCCCTTCGGCATCGAGCCCTACTTCACCAACCTCCACTCGTCGAACCGGATGCTCTTCCCCGGCCCACCGGTCGACTACCCGATCAACGACGAGACGACGTGCATCCAGCTCGACGCCGGAGTGCGCATCGTGTTCGACGGGGTCAACGTCGCCACCTCCGACATGGCCCGCTCGCTGCCCCGCACCGCGGCCGCGAAGGAGGCGTACAGCTTCTTCTTCGACGTGGTGCGTGAGGGCATCATCGGGCAGCTCAAGCCCGGTGTCGTGTGCGAGGACGTGCATGAGGGGACCTTGCGCTACCTGGCGCCGCACCTGGACCGGATGGTCCAGATCGGAATGCTCGGGACGGACGTCGACTTCAACACCGAATACCGCAAGCGCAACGTCGGCCACCTCATGGGCAAGCAGGAATCCTTCGCCAACGAACTCCGCCCCGGCTACAAGCACACCCTCCAGGTAGGTTCGTACGGCGCCGCCGAGATCCCCTGGCGCTACGAGAACGCGGCGATCGGCACCGAGGACCTCTGGTACATCGGACACGACCGCACCTACATCCTGAGCAAGCGATGA
- a CDS encoding ABC transporter ATP-binding protein, translating to MNNEYAISVHNVGKTYRTRRGQSNTVLKGLDFHVKPGQFVSIVGQSGSGKTTLLKTISGLQEPTEGEILVKGRPIRDGIEDIAMVFQSPVLLPWRNNIDNVLLPLEFRGTRTDASRRYAQELLEMVGLGNKAKHYSYELSGGMQQRVAICRALVSRPELLLMDEPFGALDAMTRDSMNFEIQRIWQTTGCSVLFVTHSISEAVWLGDRVVVVGDRPGRIVADIAIDFPRPRGKEHRFSAAFSDYTTEIESHIGVVTGIS from the coding sequence ATGAACAACGAGTACGCCATCTCGGTCCACAACGTGGGAAAGACCTACCGAACCCGGCGCGGCCAAAGCAACACGGTGCTCAAGGGGCTGGACTTCCACGTAAAGCCGGGCCAGTTCGTCTCGATCGTCGGACAGTCGGGCAGCGGGAAGACCACCCTGCTCAAGACGATCTCCGGCCTCCAGGAGCCCACCGAGGGCGAAATCCTGGTCAAGGGGCGGCCGATCCGCGACGGGATCGAGGACATCGCGATGGTGTTCCAGAGCCCCGTCCTCCTGCCCTGGCGCAACAACATCGACAACGTGCTCCTGCCCCTGGAATTCCGCGGCACCCGCACCGACGCCTCACGCCGCTACGCCCAGGAACTGCTCGAGATGGTGGGGCTGGGCAACAAGGCCAAGCACTACTCCTACGAGCTCAGCGGCGGGATGCAGCAACGGGTGGCCATCTGCCGCGCGCTGGTCTCCCGCCCCGAACTGCTGCTCATGGACGAGCCCTTCGGCGCGCTCGACGCCATGACCCGCGACTCGATGAACTTCGAGATCCAGCGCATCTGGCAGACCACGGGGTGCAGCGTCCTGTTCGTGACCCACAGCATCTCCGAGGCGGTCTGGCTCGGCGACCGGGTGGTCGTCGTCGGTGACCGCCCCGGCCGGATCGTCGCCGACATCGCGATCGACTTCCCCCGGCCCCGGGGCAAAGAACACCGGTTCTCCGCGGCCTTCTCCGACTACACAACGGAAATCGAATCCCACATCGGAGTCGTGACCGGAATCAGCTGA
- a CDS encoding aldehyde dehydrogenase (NADP(+)), with translation MSVLFPSGPVGAMVIGGESVVGTGEEIRSADPRTGAALDPGYPAASAGHLERACALAEQAFPVFRATTAEQRAGFLERIADLLEERRDLLVERAHTETALPAARLTGEVGRTSGQLRLFAAELRAGTWQGARIDPAQPSRGPLPRADIRQRRIPLGPVAVFGASNFPLAFSTAGGDTASALAAGCPVVVKAHQAHLGTAELVARTIAAAAADTGMPQGVFSQLVGNGTEVGARLVGDRRIRAVGFTGSRKGGLAIAATAAARPVPIPVYAEMSSINPVLLLPAALASRGAELGAAFAGSLTLGAGQFCTNPGLVLAVEGPGLAAFISAAADAVAADAGATMLTMDIAGHYAAAGDALAARDGVDELARGGRPGSSACGRARLLTVDGARFAADPRLQAEVFGATSLLVRCADTSELTAAVETLEGQLTATVHADEADHSLAAELLPLLEERAGRILFDGWPTGVEVGHAMVHGGPFPATTDPRSTSVGTLAIERFLRPVAYQDVPTALLPAEVRDENPLGVWRRLDGEPSRDALAVDSAD, from the coding sequence GTGTCCGTTCTCTTCCCGTCCGGCCCTGTCGGCGCCATGGTCATCGGAGGCGAATCCGTCGTCGGCACCGGTGAGGAAATCCGCTCCGCCGATCCCCGTACCGGCGCGGCCCTCGACCCCGGCTACCCCGCGGCGTCGGCCGGGCACCTCGAGCGGGCCTGTGCGCTGGCGGAGCAGGCGTTCCCGGTGTTCCGGGCGACCACCGCCGAGCAGCGTGCCGGCTTCCTCGAGCGCATCGCCGACCTGCTCGAGGAGCGCCGGGACCTGCTGGTCGAGCGCGCGCACACCGAGACCGCGCTGCCTGCCGCGCGGCTCACCGGCGAAGTCGGCCGCACCAGCGGCCAGCTGCGCCTGTTCGCCGCGGAGCTGCGGGCCGGGACCTGGCAGGGGGCCCGCATCGATCCGGCGCAGCCGAGCCGCGGACCGCTTCCGCGCGCCGATATCCGGCAGCGCCGCATCCCGCTCGGCCCGGTCGCGGTGTTCGGCGCGAGCAACTTCCCCCTGGCCTTCTCCACCGCCGGGGGCGACACTGCATCGGCGCTGGCCGCCGGGTGCCCGGTGGTCGTCAAGGCGCATCAGGCGCATCTGGGCACCGCGGAACTGGTGGCGCGGACGATCGCCGCGGCAGCGGCTGACACGGGCATGCCCCAGGGAGTGTTCTCCCAGCTCGTCGGCAACGGGACCGAAGTAGGCGCCCGGCTCGTCGGGGACCGGAGGATCCGTGCCGTGGGATTCACCGGGTCCCGCAAAGGCGGGCTGGCGATCGCGGCCACGGCGGCGGCCCGGCCGGTACCGATCCCGGTGTACGCAGAGATGAGCAGCATCAATCCCGTGCTGCTGCTCCCCGCGGCGCTCGCATCCCGCGGCGCCGAGCTCGGTGCCGCGTTCGCCGGATCGCTGACGCTCGGCGCCGGGCAGTTCTGCACCAACCCCGGTCTGGTGCTCGCCGTCGAGGGACCGGGCCTTGCGGCGTTCATATCGGCCGCGGCCGACGCCGTCGCCGCCGACGCCGGAGCCACCATGCTCACCATGGACATCGCCGGCCACTACGCTGCCGCCGGTGACGCCCTTGCGGCCCGGGACGGCGTCGATGAGCTGGCACGCGGCGGCCGGCCCGGCAGTTCGGCGTGCGGCCGCGCAAGGCTGCTGACCGTCGACGGCGCCCGGTTCGCCGCCGACCCACGGCTGCAGGCCGAGGTCTTCGGCGCCACGTCGCTGCTCGTCCGCTGCGCGGACACCTCCGAGCTGACCGCAGCGGTGGAAACGCTGGAAGGCCAGCTCACCGCGACCGTGCACGCCGACGAGGCCGATCATTCACTCGCCGCGGAGCTGCTGCCGCTCCTGGAGGAGCGGGCGGGCCGTATCCTGTTCGACGGATGGCCCACCGGCGTCGAGGTCGGACACGCGATGGTGCACGGTGGCCCGTTCCCGGCCACCACAGATCCCCGCAGTACTTCCGTCGGAACGCTCGCGATCGAGCGATTTCTGCGGCCCGTAGCCTATCAGGACGTGCCGACCGCGCTGCTGCCTGCTGAGGTTCGTGACGAAAACCCGCTTGGTGTGTGGCGCCGGCTCGACGGTGAACCCAGTCGAGACGCGCTCGCCGTCGACAGCGCCGACTGA
- a CDS encoding aldehyde dehydrogenase family protein has product MLTTDVLPGALLPTHEHGDVPLIVTDPATGATVAEVAGVRATAATRAVTAAHAAGPGWAATPTARRAEALRAIADELRVAAEETGEGSLALLVTRETGKRLAESRAEIGFSAAFFDWFAEAAPHADGSAEDPVGLPGRRFTVRRVPLGVVAAVTPWNFPLSIPARKVAAALAAGCTVVLKSSELAPASALRLTEICLRHLPEGALTLVAGDGIGLTGALVSDPRVAALTFTGSTRVGGIVARQAADRFLPTVLELGGRGPFLITEDADPEAAVEALMVAKFRNNGASCIAANNVYVHRSQYDTVLRLLTEGIEKLRVGDPADESVDLGPVISRTEQERLNGLVEDAERSGAAVRYGAPVPDEGTFVRPAVVECHEDLGLWTGEIFGPVVAVRPFEDEDRVVDEINGWGYGLGGYVCAPADRARDLASRLRIGIVGINNGAPNNPRVPFGGFGASGLGREGGVTGLLEFTTEQTLSE; this is encoded by the coding sequence ATGTTGACCACGGACGTTCTCCCCGGGGCGCTGCTGCCCACCCACGAACACGGTGATGTCCCGCTCATCGTCACCGACCCCGCCACCGGCGCCACCGTCGCCGAGGTCGCCGGCGTCCGCGCCACTGCGGCCACCCGTGCCGTGACCGCCGCCCACGCCGCCGGGCCCGGCTGGGCCGCGACCCCCACCGCCCGGCGCGCGGAGGCGCTGCGTGCGATAGCCGACGAGCTGCGCGTCGCCGCCGAGGAGACCGGTGAGGGCTCCCTCGCGCTGCTCGTCACCAGGGAGACCGGCAAGCGACTGGCGGAGTCCCGCGCCGAGATCGGCTTCTCGGCCGCCTTCTTCGACTGGTTCGCGGAGGCCGCCCCGCACGCGGACGGCAGCGCCGAGGACCCGGTGGGCCTGCCGGGCCGCCGCTTCACGGTGCGCCGGGTGCCGCTGGGCGTGGTTGCCGCGGTCACCCCCTGGAACTTCCCGCTCTCCATCCCCGCCCGGAAGGTCGCGGCCGCCCTGGCCGCCGGCTGCACCGTGGTGCTCAAATCCAGCGAGCTCGCCCCGGCCTCCGCCCTGCGGCTCACCGAGATCTGCCTGCGCCATCTGCCGGAGGGCGCGCTGACCCTGGTGGCCGGTGACGGAATCGGACTGACCGGTGCGCTGGTCTCCGACCCCCGCGTCGCGGCGCTCACCTTCACCGGATCGACCAGGGTCGGCGGGATCGTGGCACGCCAGGCCGCCGACCGCTTCCTCCCCACGGTCCTGGAACTCGGCGGCCGCGGCCCGTTCCTCATCACCGAGGACGCCGACCCCGAGGCAGCCGTCGAGGCACTGATGGTGGCGAAGTTCCGCAACAACGGTGCCTCCTGCATCGCCGCCAACAACGTCTACGTCCACCGCAGCCAGTACGACACCGTGCTCCGCCTGCTCACAGAAGGCATCGAGAAGCTGCGCGTGGGCGACCCCGCCGACGAGTCGGTGGACCTCGGACCGGTCATCAGCAGGACCGAACAGGAACGCCTCAACGGCCTGGTCGAGGACGCCGAACGGTCCGGCGCCGCGGTCAGGTACGGCGCGCCGGTCCCGGACGAGGGCACCTTCGTACGGCCCGCGGTCGTCGAATGCCACGAGGACCTCGGTCTGTGGACTGGCGAGATCTTCGGCCCGGTCGTGGCGGTGCGCCCGTTCGAGGACGAGGACCGGGTGGTCGACGAGATCAACGGCTGGGGCTACGGCCTGGGCGGCTACGTGTGCGCCCCGGCCGACCGCGCTCGCGACCTCGCGTCCCGGCTGCGCATCGGCATCGTCGGTATCAACAACGGAGCGCCGAACAACCCCCGGGTGCCCTTCGGCGGCTTCGGCGCGAGCGGCCTCGGCCGGGAGGGCGGCGTCACCGGCTTGCTGGAGTTCACCACGGAGCAGACCCTGAGCGAGTAG
- a CDS encoding DeoR/GlpR family DNA-binding transcription regulator gives MQHTAEGSDAVTSGAMRFEAAPARRRAILQRVRSTGFCSIADLAGELAVSEMTVRRDVRRLDEAGDVRVVHGGVSLPPGEDYGTREHENLGPKTLIGQAAAALIGPGDTIAVDAGTTTHALVDALPLAFAGSVVTHSVPVMQALLDRPESRCVGLGGDLYPPSRAFVGPATVEAAARLRVRWCFLGAAAVDERGCYGAYDLERPTKQALMDIADHVVLLVDAGKFHSSAPVLLERLDRFHTVVTDTEPPAAIRRALESNGTALSVAAPAGARV, from the coding sequence ATGCAGCACACAGCAGAAGGGAGCGACGCGGTGACCTCAGGCGCCATGCGGTTCGAGGCCGCCCCGGCCCGCCGCCGGGCCATCCTGCAACGGGTCCGCAGCACGGGGTTCTGCTCCATCGCGGACCTGGCCGGAGAACTGGCCGTATCGGAGATGACGGTCCGCCGTGACGTACGGCGGCTCGACGAGGCCGGGGACGTACGGGTCGTCCACGGCGGCGTGAGCCTGCCGCCCGGTGAGGACTACGGCACCCGGGAGCACGAGAACCTCGGCCCCAAGACGCTCATCGGACAGGCCGCCGCCGCCCTGATAGGTCCCGGTGACACCATCGCCGTGGACGCCGGCACCACCACCCACGCCCTGGTCGACGCCCTGCCCCTGGCCTTCGCCGGCAGCGTCGTCACGCACTCCGTGCCGGTGATGCAGGCCCTGCTGGACCGGCCGGAGAGCCGGTGCGTGGGCCTTGGCGGCGATCTCTACCCGCCGAGCCGGGCCTTCGTCGGACCCGCCACCGTCGAGGCCGCGGCCCGGCTCCGGGTCCGCTGGTGTTTCCTCGGCGCGGCGGCCGTCGACGAGCGCGGCTGCTACGGCGCCTACGATCTGGAACGGCCCACCAAACAGGCTCTGATGGACATAGCCGACCATGTCGTGCTCCTCGTCGACGCCGGCAAGTTCCACAGCTCGGCCCCGGTACTGCTGGAACGCCTCGACAGGTTCCACACGGTGGTGACCGACACCGAGCCGCCCGCCGCGATCCGGCGGGCTCTGGAGTCCAACGGCACCGCCCTCAGTGTCGCCGCACCGGCCGGAGCCCGCGTATGA
- a CDS encoding RidA family protein, whose amino-acid sequence MTAEPNMTDVQERLNALSIELPVLGAPRYAYEATTRWGDLLYVSGQISRTASGKTLRGCLGDNATLADGVTAARTAALNLLARINDAVGLDHVQQILKLNAWAASSPAFVDQPSVIDGASQLLLDVLGDAGRHARTALPAHVLPQGALVELDATIAIRS is encoded by the coding sequence ATGACGGCCGAACCCAACATGACTGACGTGCAGGAACGCCTCAACGCGCTGTCCATCGAACTTCCGGTGCTCGGCGCACCCCGCTACGCGTACGAGGCGACCACCCGATGGGGCGATCTGCTCTACGTGTCCGGCCAGATCTCACGGACCGCCTCGGGCAAGACTCTGCGGGGCTGCCTGGGAGACAACGCCACCCTGGCCGACGGAGTGACCGCCGCCAGAACCGCCGCGCTCAACCTCCTTGCGCGCATAAACGACGCAGTCGGCCTCGACCATGTGCAGCAGATACTGAAGCTCAACGCCTGGGCCGCGAGTTCACCGGCCTTCGTGGACCAGCCGTCGGTGATCGACGGGGCTTCACAGCTGTTGCTCGACGTCCTGGGCGACGCGGGCCGTCACGCCCGAACCGCCTTGCCGGCCCACGTGCTGCCCCAGGGTGCGCTGGTGGAACTCGACGCCACGATCGCCATCCGCAGCTGA
- a CDS encoding ABC transporter substrate-binding protein, with amino-acid sequence MRNSIRRTAAITGAVLLTTLSGCAGNSGKNSMTLMLDVAYLPKHAPFISAVKRGFFKAEGIDLTVMPGSGSTNTVTSVVTGKVDAGWADFGATVTAQGRGAKVKQVNLLQARSAYAVVGLAGTGINKWSDLRGKTVATEGGGAMAAMWPFAMHKLGLKQGDVNVVSAASASKIPGLLAGQWDANLALYVSDQPAIDALGRKAVVLKWSDLGIDLYGNGIVVSDEKLKNDPDQVRRFNRAMQKGFLWACQHPTDAAKDFQKEVSGYQTDTITLAIRAQCGLNWSTGKSANQYGAMDDAGARKTIDVARKFLGLNPKSNLTPQDVYSNSYLTPLHPNQTIQAP; translated from the coding sequence ATGCGTAACTCGATCCGCCGGACCGCCGCGATCACCGGAGCGGTGCTCCTCACGACCCTGTCGGGCTGCGCGGGCAACAGCGGGAAGAACTCGATGACCCTCATGCTCGACGTGGCGTACCTGCCCAAGCACGCCCCGTTCATCTCCGCTGTCAAGCGGGGCTTCTTCAAAGCGGAAGGCATCGACCTCACGGTCATGCCGGGGTCCGGATCGACCAACACGGTCACCTCCGTCGTCACTGGCAAGGTCGACGCCGGCTGGGCGGACTTCGGCGCCACGGTCACCGCCCAGGGCAGGGGCGCCAAAGTCAAGCAGGTCAACCTCCTCCAGGCCAGATCCGCCTACGCGGTCGTCGGCCTCGCGGGCACCGGCATCAACAAGTGGTCCGATCTCCGTGGCAAGACCGTCGCCACCGAGGGCGGCGGCGCGATGGCCGCCATGTGGCCGTTCGCGATGCACAAGCTGGGGCTCAAGCAGGGCGATGTCAACGTCGTCTCCGCCGCGAGCGCATCGAAGATCCCCGGACTGCTGGCCGGCCAGTGGGACGCCAACCTCGCCCTGTACGTCTCCGACCAGCCGGCCATCGACGCACTCGGCCGGAAGGCCGTTGTGCTGAAGTGGTCCGACCTGGGCATCGACCTCTACGGCAACGGCATCGTCGTCTCCGACGAGAAACTCAAAAACGATCCCGACCAGGTGCGCCGCTTCAACCGGGCCATGCAGAAGGGCTTCCTGTGGGCCTGCCAGCACCCGACCGACGCCGCGAAGGACTTCCAGAAGGAAGTCTCGGGCTACCAGACCGACACCATCACCCTCGCCATCCGCGCGCAGTGCGGTCTCAACTGGAGCACCGGCAAGTCGGCGAACCAGTACGGCGCCATGGACGACGCCGGAGCCCGGAAAACCATCGACGTCGCCCGCAAATTCCTCGGCCTGAACCCGAAAAGCAACCTCACCCCCCAGGACGTGTACAGCAACTCCTACCTCACGCCGCTGCACCCCAACCAGACCATCCAGGCGCCGTGA
- a CDS encoding ABC transporter permease codes for MQKRFSRDSIAAGAKAAAGIVGLFAVWQLLVSIFTPPEYLAVGPVSAITELIDRPGYFANNTFVTLQEALAGFALGTALGVLCGAALHYSPTVRSFLYPALIAIDTIPKVALAPLFIVWFGFGFESKAFVAMAIAFFPLVINTYDGLSSVPHELQELARINKASQWKKMTKIDFIYAVPSIFSGAKISISLAVGGAVVGEFIAGSKGLGYVILLANSQVDLPSMFAAFIVLAAIALALFFIVDFAGRKLAPWKNHAK; via the coding sequence ATGCAGAAACGATTCAGCCGTGACTCGATCGCGGCCGGCGCGAAGGCCGCCGCGGGGATCGTCGGGCTCTTCGCCGTGTGGCAGCTGCTGGTCAGCATCTTCACCCCGCCGGAATACCTGGCCGTCGGCCCCGTCTCGGCCATCACCGAGCTGATCGACCGGCCCGGATACTTCGCGAACAACACCTTCGTCACGCTGCAGGAGGCGCTCGCCGGGTTCGCGCTCGGCACCGCACTCGGGGTCCTGTGCGGCGCGGCGCTGCATTATTCGCCGACCGTGCGCAGTTTCCTCTACCCCGCGCTCATCGCGATCGACACCATCCCCAAGGTGGCACTCGCACCGCTGTTCATCGTGTGGTTCGGGTTCGGCTTCGAGTCGAAGGCGTTCGTCGCGATGGCCATCGCCTTCTTCCCCCTGGTGATCAACACCTACGACGGCCTGAGCTCGGTCCCCCACGAGCTGCAGGAACTCGCCCGCATCAACAAGGCGTCGCAGTGGAAGAAGATGACGAAGATCGACTTCATCTACGCGGTCCCGTCGATCTTCTCCGGAGCGAAGATCTCCATCTCACTCGCTGTGGGCGGGGCGGTCGTCGGTGAGTTCATCGCCGGCTCCAAGGGGCTTGGATACGTCATCCTCCTCGCCAACAGCCAGGTCGACCTCCCGTCGATGTTCGCGGCCTTCATCGTGCTCGCCGCCATCGCCCTGGCACTGTTCTTCATCGTCGACTTCGCGGGACGGAAGCTGGCCCCGTGGAAGAACCACGCAAAGTGA
- a CDS encoding mandelate racemase/muconate lactonizing enzyme family protein, which produces MTGPGAAPLTLPVDEITVRVLAAPLRERVPMSFSALTARRTVLVTLRSGDLYGTGESWVNYPEWGWRERLATLDGIRPHVLGADAADPPALMAALAARLHGVARQWGAPGPLWQALSGIDMAAWDLLGKARRAPLATLLAERAGHRGPLPAVVPAYGSGVGPTDVELLTERALERGLGAVKIKVGFTEETDLATVRAVRAVAGPDLPVFADANQAWDVPTAERMCALLGAYGIEWFEEPLAEDRPEELAELARRTGIRLAGGENVYGAEACAAYAALPGFAHLQPDPAKTMGVSMSDAAGRLPGSARLSPHCYGAAPCLASSVHLVAAAPRPGLVELDLRPNPLRTDIAAGPALTADGTLTVPTAPGLGLRYDPEAVDRFTDYRTPSTETEPLPC; this is translated from the coding sequence ATGACCGGGCCCGGGGCCGCGCCGCTGACCCTGCCCGTCGACGAGATCACCGTCCGGGTGCTGGCTGCCCCGCTGCGCGAGCGCGTCCCCATGTCGTTCTCCGCGCTCACCGCGCGCCGCACGGTGCTGGTGACCCTCCGCTCCGGCGACCTGTACGGCACCGGAGAGAGCTGGGTCAACTACCCCGAGTGGGGCTGGCGCGAACGTCTGGCCACCCTCGACGGGATCCGGCCCCATGTACTGGGCGCCGACGCCGCGGACCCGCCCGCGCTGATGGCGGCCCTCGCCGCGCGCCTGCACGGCGTGGCCCGGCAGTGGGGCGCCCCCGGCCCGCTCTGGCAGGCGCTCAGCGGCATCGACATGGCCGCCTGGGACCTGCTCGGGAAGGCCCGCCGGGCGCCCCTCGCCACCCTGCTCGCCGAACGTGCCGGGCACCGCGGCCCGTTGCCTGCCGTGGTGCCGGCCTACGGCAGCGGCGTCGGCCCGACCGACGTGGAGCTGCTGACCGAGCGGGCCCTGGAGCGGGGTCTCGGCGCGGTGAAGATCAAGGTCGGCTTCACAGAGGAGACCGACCTGGCCACCGTACGAGCGGTGCGGGCCGTGGCCGGGCCGGACCTCCCTGTGTTCGCAGACGCCAACCAGGCCTGGGACGTGCCGACCGCGGAACGCATGTGCGCACTCCTCGGCGCGTACGGCATCGAGTGGTTCGAGGAGCCGCTCGCCGAAGACCGCCCTGAGGAACTCGCCGAACTCGCCCGGCGCACCGGCATCCGGCTGGCGGGCGGCGAGAACGTCTACGGAGCGGAGGCCTGCGCCGCGTACGCCGCGCTGCCCGGCTTCGCGCACCTCCAGCCCGACCCCGCCAAGACCATGGGCGTCAGCATGAGCGACGCCGCAGGCCGGCTCCCCGGCAGCGCCCGGCTCAGCCCGCACTGCTACGGTGCCGCCCCCTGCCTGGCCTCGAGCGTCCACCTGGTCGCCGCCGCGCCCCGGCCCGGCCTGGTCGAACTCGACCTGCGGCCCAACCCGTTGCGCACCGACATCGCCGCCGGTCCCGCTCTCACCGCTGACGGCACCCTTACCGTCCCCACCGCCCCCGGCCTCGGACTCCGCTACGACCCCGAGGCCGTCGACCGCTTCACCGATTACCGCACGCCCAGCACAGAGACGGAGCCCCTGCCATGTTGA
- the kdgD gene encoding 5-dehydro-4-deoxyglucarate dehydratase: protein MPAFTPTELAERLGSGLLSFPVTHFTRDLAFDETAYRENIVRMGRYEIAGLFAAGGTGEFFSLTPQEVGTVVRAAVGSAPEGTPILAPAGHGTAQAVEMARDAEAAGADGVLLFPPYLTEASADGLAAHVRAVCESTSLGVVIYSRANAVYTPATVAALADACPNLIGFKDGVGDLEEITRIHSRLGDRLVCIGGLPTAETFALPYLELGVTTYSSAIFNFLPEFALTFYRAVRAGDRTKVRRLLDDIVLPYTAIRDRKAGYAVSIVKAGMDLAGHPAGPVRPPLTGLDDLERELLAGVIEASRTAVA from the coding sequence ATGCCCGCCTTTACCCCGACCGAGCTTGCCGAGCGCCTCGGCTCCGGGCTGCTGTCGTTTCCCGTCACCCACTTCACCCGCGACCTGGCGTTCGACGAGACCGCCTACCGGGAGAACATCGTCCGTATGGGCCGGTACGAGATCGCCGGTCTGTTCGCCGCCGGCGGGACGGGGGAGTTCTTCTCCCTGACCCCGCAGGAAGTCGGCACCGTGGTCCGGGCCGCTGTCGGCAGCGCGCCCGAGGGCACTCCGATCCTCGCCCCGGCCGGACACGGCACCGCGCAGGCGGTCGAGATGGCCCGTGATGCCGAGGCGGCCGGCGCCGACGGTGTGCTGCTGTTCCCGCCCTACCTCACCGAGGCCTCCGCGGACGGCCTCGCCGCTCATGTGCGCGCGGTCTGCGAATCCACGTCGCTGGGCGTGGTGATCTACAGCCGTGCGAACGCCGTGTACACACCGGCCACCGTGGCCGCGCTTGCCGACGCCTGCCCGAATCTGATCGGGTTCAAGGACGGTGTCGGTGACCTGGAGGAGATCACGCGGATCCACTCGCGTCTCGGCGACCGCCTGGTCTGCATCGGCGGGCTGCCGACGGCGGAGACGTTCGCGCTGCCGTACTTGGAGTTGGGTGTCACGACCTACAGTTCGGCGATCTTCAACTTCCTGCCCGAGTTCGCCCTGACGTTCTACCGCGCGGTACGGGCCGGGGACCGGACGAAGGTGCGCCGGCTGCTCGACGACATCGTGCTGCCCTACACCGCGATCCGTGACCGCAAGGCGGGCTACGCGGTGAGCATCGTCAAGGCCGGCATGGATCTGGCCGGACATCCGGCCGGTCCGGTGCGGCCGCCGCTGACCGGTCTGGATGACCTCGAGCGCGAACTGCTGGCCGGTGTCATCGAGGCGTCGCGCACCGCCGTCGCCTGA